GGCGACTGGAAGGTCGTCGCCCACCACGACTTCGAGGGCTCGGCGGAACTCGACGCCACCGTCCTGACCGCCCTCGAGACCGACGGCTGCTGCGACGGGGTCCCGCTGTACGCCGCGGTCGACATCGAACCCGCCGAACGGTTCCTGCGCTCCGTCGACGGCGACGACGCGAGCGTCGTCTTCTCCCTCTCCGAACGGATCGTTCGCATCTCGGCCGACGGGACCGTCGAAGCCCGCGACGCTGCGGGCCTCCCCGGCTGACCGGCTTCGCCCGGTGACCGCCGAACTCGCGACGAACGGCTTTTCTCCCCGGCCCGCCTTCTCCGACTGTGACTGTCGACGCCGCCGACTCCGAAGCGCTCGATAGCGAGGTCGCCGACACCTACGGCCTCCACGTGCGCTACGAGGGCGACGACGACCCCGAAAAGTGCACGGCGCGGAAGCTCGCCCGGTTCGACCTCGTCGAACTCCACCGCTCCGACCGGGTGACGCCCTATGGGGTCGTCCTCAACCCACACGCCGAGCGGGCGCTCTCGCCCGCCGACGCGGACGCGAAACGGCTCGTCGCGCTCGACTGCTCGTGGGAGTCCGCCGGCGAGGCGCGCTTCTCGCTGCCCGGGGATCACCGGGCGCTGCCGTATCTGGTGGCCGCGAACCCGGTCAACTTCGGTCGGCCGATGCGACTGACCACCGTCGAGGCGCTCGCGGCGGCGCTGGCGATTTTCGGGCGGCGCGAGCGCGCGGCGGCGCTGCTCTCGAAGTTCACCTGGGGGCACACGTTCCTGGAGCTGAACGACGAACCGCTCCGTCGCTACGCCGAGTGCGACGATTCGTCCGAGGTCGTCGCCGTCCAGGGGGAGTACCTCGATCGCGGCGAGGAGTGACGTCTCTCCACACGCCCGGTCCCGCCCACCCCGTTCAGCGGTTGAACAGGCCGCCGATCGCCCCGCCGATGGCGCTGTCGATCGCGAACAAGAGCGTGATGACGACGCCGACGAGGAAGACCCCCGCGCCGCCGAGGAACCCCCCCAGCGGGCCGCCCGCGAGCCCGATCAACCCGCCGAGCAGCGCGGCGAGCACCGAGACCGCGATCCCGGAGATCGATCCGGCGACCAGCCCGTTCCACGCGCCGTTCCCGATCCCGCCGGCGAGGTAGCCGGCGACGAACCCGCCGACGAGGCCGGCGCCGACCTGGCCGACGACCGGGAGCCACAGGCCGAACGCGCCGACGACGAGCATCACGACGAAACCGATGCCGATGGCCCGCCAGTTCGTGTTCATACTGTAGAGGAGGCGGCCGAGGACCAAAACCCCCGCGAACGGTTTCCGGGCGCGATCCCGCCGCGAACGGTCGCGAGGGAGGCGGGCCCACACGACCGCCGAACGGACGCGCTTTTACGGTTCGGCGATGTAAGGTGACCAATATGATTTTCGAGTCCCTCCCGACGACGCCCCGGTCGGAGGAACTTCTCGACAAGGCGTTCTCCCGGGCGGCCCGTGCGGGGCGCGCGAAGTCCGGCCTGGAGGCCCAGCAGTCGATGCTCCAGACGGCCTCGTCGATCCTCTCGGACAACCTAGAGAACGTCGTCACGCAGTGGCCTGACTTCGGGACAGTCGATCCCTTCTACTACGAACTCGCGGACGCCATCGTCGACGTCGACGAACTCAGACAGAGCCTCTCGCGGGTCACGTGGACGAGTCGACAGATTAGCGAGCTCCGGCGGGAGTACCAGCCGAAGCTCCGGAACACCGACGCCGACACGGCGCGGAAGCACCGCAAGCAGGCGTTCGCGCGGATGGCCGACCTCGTCGAGGACGTCGCCGACGACCTCAAACGCATCGGCGAGGCCCGCGACGCGCTGAAGACGCTCCCGGACATCCGCCCGGACGAACCCGCCATCGTCGTCGCCGGCTACCCGAACGTCGGCAAGTCGTCGTTCGTCAACGCGGTCACCCGCGCGAAAAACGAGATCGCGCGCTATCCGTTCACGACGAAGGGCGTCCACGTCGGGCACTTCGAGCGGGATCGGATCCGGTATCAGATCATCGACACGCCGGGGCTGCTCGACCGGCCGGAGGCGGAGCGAAACGACATCGAACGGCAGGCAGTGAGCGCGATCGAACACCTCGCGGACGCGGTCGTCTTCGTCCTCGACGCGAGCGAGGCCTGCGGCTATCCGCTGGACGCACAACTGGAACTGCGGGAGTCCGTCGCCGCGCGGTTCCGCGAGCGCGACGTCCCCGTGCTCACGGTGAACAACAAGAGCGACCGCTCGCGCGACGTCGAGGCGGACCTGCATATGAGCGTCGAGAGCGGCGAAGGCGTCGACGCGGTCCTCGATGCGGCGGTCGAGGCGGTCGACTGGACGCCGGACATCCCGCCGTCACGGCAGGAGTAGCTCCGCGCCGACCGAACACGCGTCGCTCGCAACACCGAGATACACCGGCAACCGATGTTCGATCCACTCACCGCCCCGCTGTCGGAAGTCGTCCTGCGACTCCTCGTCGCGACCAGCCTCGGCGCGCTCATCGGTCTCGAACGCGAACAGAGCGAGTCGGCCGGGCGGTTCGCCGGCAGTCGGACGTTCCCGCTGTTCGCGCTGTACGGCGCGCTGCTCTTCGCGTTTTTCGGTGACGGGCTGCTCGTCGCGCTCGGCGTCCTCGTCGTTCCGCTGACCGTCGCGTACATAGCGAAGGTCTGGAGCGACGGCGATCTCGGCCTCACGACGCTCACGTCGGCGCTTCTCACGACGGTCCTGGGCGCGATGACGATGCACTCGGACCGCGCCGCGACGCTCGCCGTCGTCGTCGGCGGAGCGGTCACGGTCCTCCTCACCGTGAAGGACCCGCTCCACGAGTTCGCCGACCGAATCGACGCGAGCGAACGGCTGGCGTCGGCGAAGTTCATCCTCATCGTGCTCGTCGTGTTGCCGTCGCTTCCGGACCGCTCGATGGACGTCCTCTACGGGCTCAACCCGCGGTTCGTCTGGCTGATGGTGGTATTCGTCACCGGCCTCGGATTCGTCGCGTACGTCTTGGGCGGCGTCCTCGGCCCCGAGCGCGGCATCGCGCTGACGGGCGTCGTCGGCGGGTTCGTCTCCTCGACGGCGACGACGGTGTCGATGGCGGGCAAGACGGCACAGAACGAGACGCTGTATCGGATCTGCGCGTTCGCCGTCGTCACCGCATCCATCGTGATGTTCCCCCGGGCGCTCGTGGAGGTCTCGGTTGTCAATCCGGATCTCTTGCCGACGGTCGCGCTGCCGCTCGGCGTGATGACCGGCGTCGGTGCCGTCTCGGCGGCGCTGCTCTACTGGCGGACGGCGACCGAAGAACCGGTCGAGGCCGACGAGCTGAAGAATCCGTTTCGATTGCGCCCGGCGCTCGTCTTCGGTGCGGTCTTCGCCGTCGTCCTCCTGGTCTCGGAGTATGCCAACCAGTGGTTCGGCGCCTCGGGCGTGTACGCGACCGCCTTCTTCTCCGGACTGGCCGACGTCGACGCGATGACGATCACGCTGAGCAGACTCGCGGCGCAGGGCACGGTCTCGACCGAGGTCGCGACGACCGGAATCGTGATCGCCGCCATCGCGAACACGCTCGTCAAGGCTGGGTTAGCGCTGTTTCTCGGGACCTACCGACTCGGACGACTCGTGTCGATCGTTCTGGGCGTCGTCGTGCTGAGCGGAGTGGCGATGCTCGCGCTGCCGGTGTGAGCGGTCCCGCAGCGCCCGATCGGGCTACGCCTCGGCGGTGAACGTCACGTCGACGGTCGCGGAGACCGTCACCGACCCGCCCTCGAACTGCGTCGGCGCGCCGCCGGCGTCGGCGGCGGTCTCTCGCACCTCGTAGGCCGGCGCGTAGCCGCCGCTCGTCGAGGCGGACTGGACGCCCGTCACCGACAGTCCGGCGGCCGACGCGATGGCGTCGGCGTCGTCGCGCGCCGAGTCCATCGCCCGTTCGAGCGCCTGCTCGCGGAGCTCCGTCCGCGTCTCGTCGCTGAGCGTGAAGCTCACGCCGTAGACCTCGGTAGCGCCGTTGCCGACGGCGGTGTCGACGACGGTGCCCGCCGCGTCGGGCGTCGTCTCGATCCGGTAGGCGTGGACGGCTTCGTAGCCGGTGACCTCGCGTTCGCCGCTCTCGCGGGCGGAATCGACGATCGGTCGGACGCGGTAGGACGCGGTCGTCACCGCGTCGTCGTCGACGCCGGCCTCGCGGAGCGCCTCGCGCATTTCAGACGCGTCGGCGGCCACCGTCGATCGCGCCCCCTCGGCGCTGTCGGCCCGAGCGGTGACGGCGACGGTCACGACGGCCCTGTCGGCCTCCGTGGACACCTCACCGCTCCCGCTGGTCGAAATCGTTCGGTGTCTGTCCCCGAACGGTGCGTCTCCCTCCGTCGTCTGGAGCGGGGCAGTACACCCCGCGAGCAGCACGAGCGTTGCGATGGCGATCGTCCCGATACCGAGTCGTCGGTTCATACCCGCTCCTTCGTCGTCTCAGGTATTCAACGTGTGCTAGGCGCAAGGAACTCTTTGAGTCATCGTGCGGGCCGACGCGAATCGCCGGTTAACTCCCCGCTCGATCGACGCCGACGTACCTGATCTCCACACGGACGTCGCCCTGGCCGAACGGGCCGATCGGATCGGGTGCTGAGGCGGTGACGCGCTCGCGTATCGACTCGGCGACGGGCGGCGGCGACGACGACGGCGGATACCCGACGGTCACGACCACGGTCCGCGGGCTCTGCACGGGGAACCCCTCGTAGGTCACGTCGAGGCTCAGAAGCGTCGCGTCCGGCGGTAGCTCCGACTCGATGGCGGCGGTCGCGTCCGCCTCGAAGTCGGCGGTGCGGTAGGAACTGTACGTGAACGCGCCGAGCAGCCCCGTGAGGAGCAGCAGCGCGACCGCGAGCACCGCGATCCGCTTGACCGTCGCCGAGCGCGCCTCATCCTCGCGGAACCACAGCTTCGGCCGGTAGCCCATCCGCCAGAGGACGACGAGCGCGACGAGGTTGATCGCGAGGATGTTCACGAGCACGAGCACCGCCGACCCGATCACCGTCTGCGGTTCGCCCCACGCGATGCCGATGCCGACGACGGCGGTCGGCGGCACGAGCGCGGCGGCGATCATCACGCCGACGAGCGCGGAGGAGACGCCCGAGGCGAGCGAGACCGCGCCCGCGGCACCGGCGCCGAGCGCGATCACGAGCGAGAGCACGTCGGGGGCCAACCGCTCTCTGACCTCGCCGATGGCGAACACCTCCTCGGCGGTGAGGGGGACGACGTTCGTCACTCGCAACAGCACCGCGAACACCGCGGCGGCGCCGATCGACAGCCCGCCGCCGAGCGCCTGCAGTTTGATCCCACGGATGGCGAGGTCGCTGTCGTCGACGACGGTCCCGACGCTCGCGGCCATCGCCGGGCCGATGAGCGGCGCGATGACCATCGACCCGACGACGACCGCGGGCGAGTCGAGCAGGAGTCCGGCGGTGGCGACGACCGCGCTCACGGCCGTCATCAGCACGTACGGTCGGACCGTCGGCGCCATATCGTTCGCCCGCGCCACCAACTCTTCGCGGGCGATCCGGTCGCCGTTCCCGTTCTCCTCCTCGTCGGACTCGTAGCGTTCTTCGAGGGCTTCGAACCGCTCGGAGACGACCGTCTCCGCCTGGACGACCACGGTGTAGGCGTCCCGCTCGATTCCGACGCCGCGGAGTTCGTCCAGCACCGGTTCGACCGCCGCCGTCGGGAGCGGGAACGAAACGACCGCGGTGTAATCGCGGCCGCTGGTCTCGTCGGAGACCGCGTAATCGACGTCCTCCTCGTCAAGGACGCCGAGCACCGCCTCGCGCTTCCCGGTCGGCACCATCACCTGGACGAGTCGCA
This portion of the Halobellus litoreus genome encodes:
- a CDS encoding SIMPL domain-containing protein; the encoded protein is MNRRLGIGTIAIATLVLLAGCTAPLQTTEGDAPFGDRHRTISTSGSGEVSTEADRAVVTVAVTARADSAEGARSTVAADASEMREALREAGVDDDAVTTASYRVRPIVDSARESGEREVTGYEAVHAYRIETTPDAAGTVVDTAVGNGATEVYGVSFTLSDETRTELREQALERAMDSARDDADAIASAAGLSVTGVQSASTSGGYAPAYEVRETAADAGGAPTQFEGGSVTVSATVDVTFTAEA
- a CDS encoding TIGR00341 family protein, with protein sequence MRLVQVMVPTGKREAVLGVLDEEDVDYAVSDETSGRDYTAVVSFPLPTAAVEPVLDELRGVGIERDAYTVVVQAETVVSERFEALEERYESDEEENGNGDRIAREELVARANDMAPTVRPYVLMTAVSAVVATAGLLLDSPAVVVGSMVIAPLIGPAMAASVGTVVDDSDLAIRGIKLQALGGGLSIGAAAVFAVLLRVTNVVPLTAEEVFAIGEVRERLAPDVLSLVIALGAGAAGAVSLASGVSSALVGVMIAAALVPPTAVVGIGIAWGEPQTVIGSAVLVLVNILAINLVALVVLWRMGYRPKLWFREDEARSATVKRIAVLAVALLLLTGLLGAFTYSSYRTADFEADATAAIESELPPDATLLSLDVTYEGFPVQSPRTVVVTVGYPPSSSPPPVAESIRERVTASAPDPIGPFGQGDVRVEIRYVGVDRAGS
- a CDS encoding DUF5518 domain-containing protein gives rise to the protein MNTNWRAIGIGFVVMLVVGAFGLWLPVVGQVGAGLVGGFVAGYLAGGIGNGAWNGLVAGSISGIAVSVLAALLGGLIGLAGGPLGGFLGGAGVFLVGVVITLLFAIDSAIGGAIGGLFNR
- a CDS encoding DUF367 family protein yields the protein MTVDAADSEALDSEVADTYGLHVRYEGDDDPEKCTARKLARFDLVELHRSDRVTPYGVVLNPHAERALSPADADAKRLVALDCSWESAGEARFSLPGDHRALPYLVAANPVNFGRPMRLTTVEALAAALAIFGRRERAAALLSKFTWGHTFLELNDEPLRRYAECDDSSEVVAVQGEYLDRGEE
- a CDS encoding MgtC/SapB family protein, with protein sequence MFDPLTAPLSEVVLRLLVATSLGALIGLEREQSESAGRFAGSRTFPLFALYGALLFAFFGDGLLVALGVLVVPLTVAYIAKVWSDGDLGLTTLTSALLTTVLGAMTMHSDRAATLAVVVGGAVTVLLTVKDPLHEFADRIDASERLASAKFILIVLVVLPSLPDRSMDVLYGLNPRFVWLMVVFVTGLGFVAYVLGGVLGPERGIALTGVVGGFVSSTATTVSMAGKTAQNETLYRICAFAVVTASIVMFPRALVEVSVVNPDLLPTVALPLGVMTGVGAVSAALLYWRTATEEPVEADELKNPFRLRPALVFGAVFAVVLLVSEYANQWFGASGVYATAFFSGLADVDAMTITLSRLAAQGTVSTEVATTGIVIAAIANTLVKAGLALFLGTYRLGRLVSIVLGVVVLSGVAMLALPV
- a CDS encoding NOG1 family protein → MIFESLPTTPRSEELLDKAFSRAARAGRAKSGLEAQQSMLQTASSILSDNLENVVTQWPDFGTVDPFYYELADAIVDVDELRQSLSRVTWTSRQISELRREYQPKLRNTDADTARKHRKQAFARMADLVEDVADDLKRIGEARDALKTLPDIRPDEPAIVVAGYPNVGKSSFVNAVTRAKNEIARYPFTTKGVHVGHFERDRIRYQIIDTPGLLDRPEAERNDIERQAVSAIEHLADAVVFVLDASEACGYPLDAQLELRESVAARFRERDVPVLTVNNKSDRSRDVEADLHMSVESGEGVDAVLDAAVEAVDWTPDIPPSRQE